A region of Astyanax mexicanus isolate ESR-SI-001 chromosome 23, AstMex3_surface, whole genome shotgun sequence DNA encodes the following proteins:
- the rxfp3.3a1 gene encoding relaxin-3 receptor 1 produces the protein MGSAEVRPAADEDPWSGALNRSQGEERFRSLEDIDVSADGSPALRFIISVTYLVVCAAGLVGNLLVLFLVRARQERRTNKINFFILNLAVTDFQFVLTLPFWAVDTALDFSWPFGDAMCKIVLSATVMNMYASVFFLTAMSVTRYRSVASALTERSSPSTCSARGVGALLWALATVATAPTAVFSTVTNVAGEKLCLLRFPEGQHWLAVYHVQKILVAFVVPMFVVCVSYLLLLRLVRRRGMRSNTKRRTQVTRSVTLVVLSFFLCWMPNHAITLWGVLVKFNLVRWDRTYYVVHTYVFPLTVCLAHANSCFNPVIYCMTRRDFRKKLKELWLRE, from the coding sequence ATGGGGAGCGCGGAGGTCCGCCCGGCGGCGGATGAGGATCCGTGGAGCGGCGCGCTGAACCGCTCTCAGGGCGAGGAGCGCTTCAGGAGCCTGGAGGACATCGACGTGTCGGCGGACGGCAGCCCCGCGCTCCGGTTCATCATCTCCGTCACCTACCTGGTGGTGTGCGCCGCGGGGCTGGTGGGCAACCTGCTGGTGCTGTTTCTGGTGCGCGCGAGGCAGGAGCGCCGCACCAACAAGATCAACTTCTTCATCCTGAACCTCGCGGTGACGGACTTCCAGTTCGTGCTGACGCTGCCGTTCTGGGCGGTGGACACGGCGCTGGACTTCAGCTGGCCGTTCGGAGACGCCATGTGCAAGATCGTGCTGTCGGCCACGGTGATGAACATGTACGCGAGCGTCTTCTTCCTCACGGCCATGAGCGTCACGCGCTACCGCTCGGTGGCCTCGGCGCTGACGGAGCGCTCCTCGCCGAGCACCTGCTCCGCGCGCGGCGTCGGCGCGCTCCTCTGGGCGCTGGCCACGGTGGCCACGGCGCCCACCGCCGTCTTCTCCACGGTGACCAACGTGGCCGGAGAGAAGCTGTGCCTGCTGCGCTTCCCGGAGGGGCAGCACTGGCTGGCCGTCTACCACGTGCAGAAGATCCTGGTGGCGTTCGTCGTGCCCATGTTCGTGGTGTGCGTCAGctacctgctgctgctgaggCTCGTGCGCCGCCGCGGCATGCGCAGCAACACCAAGCGCCGGACGCAGGTCACCAGGTCCGTCACGCTGGTGGTGCTCTCCTTCTTCCTCTGCTGGATGCCCAACCATGCCATCACGCTGTGGGGCGTGCTGGTCAAGTTCAACCTCGTGCGCTGGGACCGGACGTACTACGTGGTGCACACCTACGTGTTCCCGCTCACCGTGTGCCTGGCGCACGCGAACAGCTGCTTTAATCCGGTCATTTACTGCATGACGCGCCGGGACTTCAGGAAAAAGCTTAAGGAGCTCTGGCTGCGAGAGTGA